The nucleotide window CTGGCGTACTTCAAGCCGATGCTCACCGGCTGGGAAGAGGTCAAGCACGACCACGACGAGGAACACGGGGACGGGCGAGCTCAGGATAAAATCCATCAGCATTGAAGATGCTCTTGGAATATTTCAGGGTTTCAATTAATATGAACCAATATCCCCGGTCGAGCCCGAGCGGCCGGGGATGCTGAAACCGAGAGGAGCCGGTCATGCTGAACAAGATCGCTGTCAAAGCTATCTTCCCCATCACACTCGCGGTGACCGGTTTCGTGATTCTCGGGAGCCTCCTCCTTTACTCGTTCAACAAGAACGATCTGATCTCCGATACCATCCGACACGAAGTTGGTCTGGCCGATACCATCGTAAAATCAACCCGCTACGCCATGCTCAAGTTCGACCGTGAGATGCTCCAGAACACCATTGGCGACATTGGCGCCCTGGATGGGGTGGAACATGTCCGCATCTTCAACAAAAAAGGGATCGTCATGTTCTCCTCCGACCCGGGTGAAATCGAGCAGGCCGTAGACAAGCAGGCGGCCGGTTGCAACGGCTGTCACAGTGGTGCCGAACCGGCAACCCGTCTCGGCACCATGGACCAGGCCCGGCGCTTCACCAATGGTCAGGGCAGCGAAGTGCTCGCCATTACAACACCCATCTACAATGAGCCGAGCTGTATCGCGGCCGGCTGTCACCGACCGGTTGACGAAAGCGAAATCCTCGGGACACTCGATATCGGATTATCCACAGCTCAGCTGCAGAATTCCTTGAGTCAGCTGCGCATGCGCCTGATCGTTTTCTGCCTGATGGTCCTGTTCCTGACCGTTGGCGGGGTCTGTGCCTTGCTGCAGCGGAACGTTCTGCTGCCTGTCCGGAATCTGGCGACTTTTGCCGAAAGTATGGCCGCGGGAAAAGTGGATCTGAAGGCGCCGGAAGGAATCGAAGAGATTGATACGATCGTTGCCGTCCTTCGCAACCAGGTCGATCAACTCCAGCAAATGCGCGCCGAACAGGAAAATAGCGACAAAGTTCTGAAAAACTGAATTCCGGAGAGATGGACAATTTGAGGTCAGGTCCTCCTGGCCCGGGGAATGGGTATGCCCTGGAGACGACACACAGAGGAGCCGGCTGAGCCTGCCCTCAGCCGCAGCCCGGACGAGGCCAAGGCGAGGATACGGGCGTTCGCGGCTCGCTCCCGGCTGGGGCAGTGGGGGCTGATCGTCTTTCTGCTCCTGAGCATAATCGCCTTCCGCTTTGGTTCGCTGTTCAAGGATCTGCCGGAAGACTGGCAAGCTGCCCTGGGCCCGGCGCCGCCAATCATGCTGATGAGTATCGCCCTGGCGGTCTACGCCTTTTCCGCCCTTCTCTACATCCTGGCCCGGATGATGGAGGGGGACCGGAAATATCGCGGGTGGTCCCACCTCGGCTATCTTGCTGGTTTCTATCTTTTTTTTGCGTACGCCGATGCTTTGCGCGATAATTTTTGGGCCATTCTGGTCGCCGGCCTGACCATCCTGGGTCTGGAGCACTTTCGCCTCTGGTCCCACTGCAAGGAAGCGATTCGTCGGGAACGCGAGATTCTGGCCGACCTCGACCGCTGTTCGCGCCGGCTGCCTTCGGATAATTCCTGAGGCAGCATCGCGGTCAACCGGCTTTCTCTGCTCCGGAAATGACAGGACGCCATGTCGGATACTGGAAACTCCCTGGAATCTGTGGATTACTCCATCGGTCTGCGCAAGCTTCGCGGACGCCGAAGGTTGATGGCGGGGCTGATCCTTATCTATGTACCGGCAATTTGGCTGTCGCTCGAGCTGACCGGCTCGGATCGGGCTACAGCCGTGGTTTTCGGAATCTGGGTCGTTTTTCTTTTTTTTGCCGTTCTCCTGGTGGCCACCGGCAGGTGCCCTCGTTGCAACAACGCCTTTCACCTGAACGGATTTATACCCCTTTACCTGAGGCGTTGCCTGCATTGCGGGCTGCACATCAAGGCAGACAAAAAACCAATTGAGCATCGCCAACCTTTCGCTGGGCAATAGCTCCCCTCTGTAAGGCTGTCATCTCTGCTCCGGGCCGTTTTCCTCCGGGGAACCAGGTTTCTCACCGGTCGCTGCCTGACAACGATCCCGCGATTTTCTTGACTTTTCCCTTCGGCGGTGCTAAAAAGCGCAGGTTTTCCAAAGTCCAATTATTCTCACCGGAGGATCGAATCCATGGAAAGAACTTTTGCCATCATCAAACCCGACGCCTTTGCCGCCGGCCACACCGGCAAGATCATTGCCCGCATCTACGCCGAAGGCTTCAAGATCGTCGGTCTGAAAAAGCTCTACATGAGCAAAGTGGAGGCCGAGGGCTTCTACTATGTGCACAAGGCCCGTCCCTTCTTCGGCGAGCTGACCGACTTCATGAGCAGCGCTCCCTGCGTCGTCATGGTTCTCGAGGCCGAAGGGGCCATCAAGAAGTGGCGCGACCTGATGGGCGCCACCAATCCCGCCGAAGCCGCCGCCGGCACCTTGCGCAAGGAGTTCGGTACCTCGATCGGCGAGAATGCCACCCACGGTTCGGACGCCCCCGAGACCGCGGCCTTCGAAATCCCCTACTTCTTCTCCGGGCTGGAGCTGCTGTAAAAAAGCCCTGTTTTTGCCATTGAGTTTACGCGGCCCGGCGGCTACAATCCCGCCGGGCCTTTTTAATTCGCGCAGACGGCAGGAGCGAGATGACAAACGAACTCATCGTCGACGGGCAATATAATATCGGCCACATCTGCACCAGGCAGCAGTGCGCCGCGGGGCGGGCCGAACAGGTCGCCATGCGCTGGCTGTCACCGGCTCTGGAGCGGCGTGACTACACCTTCGGCGAGATGGATGAGCAGAGCAGCCGTTTCGCCAATGTGCTGGCGGGGCTCGGATTCACGCCGGGGGATATTTTCTTTACCTTCCTGCCCCGGATGCCGGAGCAGTTTTTCGCCTTTCTCGGTGCCCTCAAGCTGCAGGTGATCACCGGCACTCTCTTCTCCAATTTCGGTGAGGAGGCGCTGCTTGACCGGGTCGGCGCCGCTCGAGCGAAGGGGATCATCACCAAGAAAGGGTACCTGAAAAAACTCACCGCCATTCGCGACCGACTCCCCGCGCTGGAATACATCCTGCTCGTCGATGCCCCGGAACACCTGGCCGCGGACATCCTCAGTTATCCGCGGCTGATGGCAGAGGCTTCCTCCGACTTCACCGCGGCGCCGACCCCGGCCGACGCGCCGTCGGTGCTGCACTACACCTCGGGTTCCACCGGCAAGCCGAAAGGGGTGGTGCATGTTCATCGGAGCGTGCTGATGCAGAGCTACACGGCCGCCGTGGTTCTCGGCCTGCGGCAGGACGACGTCTTCTGGTGCACGGCCGACCAGGGATGGGTGACCGGCACCTCCTACGGCATCATCGGCCCCTGGAGCCTGGGGGTGACCCAGGTCCACTTCGGCGGCGGCTACAGCCCCGAGCAGTGGTTCGGATTGCTCGAACGGGAGCGGGTGAGCGTCTGGTACTCGGCCCCAACAGCCCTGCGCATGCTGATGCGGGAAGACCCGGAGTTCTACCGGCGGTTCGACTTGGCCGCCTTGCGCCACATCAGCAGTGTCGGCGAACCGCTCAATCCAGAGGTGGTCCACTGGGGCCGCAGCATCCTCGGCAAAGAGATCTATGACACCTGGTTCCAGACCGAAACCGGCGCCATCATGATCGGCAACCGCCCCGGGCTGGAATCCCGGCCCGGCTCCATGGGGCAGCCGATCGCCGGGATCGAGCCGGCGATCCTTGCCGACGACGGCAGCGTGCTTCCGGACAACGTGTCGGGCAATCTCTGTCTGAAGGCGGGGTGGCCGTCGATGTTCGTCACCTATCTGGGCAACGATTCCGCCTATCGCAGCAAGTTCCGCGGCGGCCACTACTACACCGGCGACACGGCCTACCGGGACGCGGACGGCTACTACTGGTTCCAGGGGCGCAGCGACGATGTCATCAACACCGCCGGCCACCTGATCAGCCCCTTCGAGATCGAGAGTGCCCTGATCGAAGTGCCGGCGGTGGCCGAAGCGGGGGTCATCGGTGCCCCCGACGAGCTGCTTTTCGAGAAGGTGGTGGCCTTCGTCAGCCTGCACCGTCAGTGCGAGTTTACGCCGGAACTGGAGCTCAAGATCAGGCTGCACGTCACCAACAAGCTCTCGTCGGTGGCCACCCCCCACGAACTCATCTGCATTGATGCGATTCCGAAGAACAAGAGCGGCAAGATCATGCGCCGGGTGCTGAAGGCCCGCTATCTGGGAACCGACGCCGGCGACCTTTCCACCATGGAGGATTGACAGATGACCACCCTGGAGCAGCTGACACCCATCTTTCGCGAGGTTTTCGACGACGAAGGCATCACCCTCACCCGGCAGACCACGGCCGACGATATCGACGCCTGGGATTCTCTTTCGCACATGAACCTGATCGTGGCGGTGGAACTTCGGTTCAAGGTCAAATTCGCCCTGGGTGAGCTGCAAGCGCTGAAAAATGTCGGCGATCTGTCGGATCTGGTCGACAAAAAGCTTAAAAAATAGGCATCATTCCGTATGCTTTTCAATTCCTACGAATTCATTCTCTTCTACCTGCCGGTGACGCTGGCCGGCTACCTGCTCCTCAACCGCCTGCGGTTGGCGACGGCGGCCAACGCCTGGTTGCTGGCCGCCTCGCTCTTTTTTTACGCCTGGTGGAATGCCGCCTATCTGCCGCTCATTCTGGGATCGATCCTCTTCAACTATACGATCGGCAGCCTGCTGGCCGAAAGCAACGAGTTGAAGAAACCCCTCGTCTCCAAACGGACTATCCTAATTTTCGGCCTCGTCGGCAATGTCGCCCTGCTCGGCTATTTCAAGTACATGGACTTCTTTCTCGGCAGTCTGAACGTCGCCCTCGGCACCGACCTGCCTCTGCTGCGCATCGTCCTCCCGCTGGGAATCAGCTTCTTCACCATCACCCAGATCGCTTTTCTCATCGACGCCTACGAGGGGCTGGTCGAAGAGCGAAAGCTTCTGAACTATGCCCTCTTCGTCACCTTCTTTCCGCACCTGCTGGCCGGGCCGATTCTGCACCACAAGGACATGATGCCGCAGTTCGACCGGCTGCGGAACAAGGTGCTCAACTACAAGAACCTCGCCCTCGGCCTTTTCCTGTTCTTCGTCGGACTGTTCAAGAAGGTGGTCATCGCCGATCCCTTTTCGGCTCTGGCCAGGGCTGGCTTCGACACCGCCACGACCCTTAATTTCGCCGAGGCCTGGGTGGCGAGCCTTGCCTACACGCTGCAGCTCTACTTCGATTTCAGCGGCTACAGCGACATGGCGATCGGCGCCGGGTTGATGTTCAACATCCGGCTGCCGGTCAACTTCCACAGCCCCTACAAGGCGACCAGCATCATCGATTTCTGGAAACGCTGGCATATCACCCTGACCGCCTTCATCACGACCTACGTCTACACGCCCATTCTGCGTTCGTTTCGTCGCATCACCTTCGTCAAGTCTCTGGTGGCGGTCTTCCTGGCGATGTTCATCTCGGGAATCTGGCACGGAGCCGGCTGGACTTTCGTCGTCTGGGGGAGCTTGCACGGCGCCGCGCTGGTGGTCAACCACCTCTGGCGCAAGCGCAAATGGAAGATGCCTCCGGCAGTCGGCTGGTTGCTCACCTTTACCTTCGTCAACGTCAGCTTCGTCTTCTTCCGGGCCAGCAGTTGGAACGATGCACTGAAGGTGCTCAGGGGGATGCTCGGTCTCAGTGGCGCCCCCCTGGGCCGCCACGCACTGGCAGCCATCCAGGGCGATGGCAGTACCTGGCTGATACTGGCAGCGGCACTTATTCTCGCCCTGGCGGGACGCAACTCCGTGCAGTTGACGGAGTCGTTTCGCCCTGATTGGAAGCACTGCGCCTTTACCGCCCTGGTCGCCTGCTATGCACTTTTCAATTTGAGCAAGGTCAGTGAGTTTCTCTACTTCCAGTTCTAGGCGGACGGCTCTCGGGTCTGGCCGCTACCGGTGGTGGCTGCTGCGCCTGGCCCTCTGCTGCCTGCTGCTTATCGCCGGCGCCGCCCTGTTTAACGTAGTGGCCGATCCTTTCGGCCTCTACCGGTGGGTTGCCGTCGAGGGGTTCAACGCCAACAAGTACCCGGCGACCAAGCACGCGCGCACCGTCAAGACCTACCAGGTGGAGAGCCTGCGCCCACGGGGGCTGATTCTCGGCTCGTCCCGCTCGGAGATCGGCCTCGATCCCGGACATCCTGCCTGGCAGCCGGAAGTGCGGCCGGTCTTCAATCTGGCTGTCGGCGGGGCAACGGTCCGAGAAGTTCGCCAGTTGTTCGAGTTCGCCTGCCGTTGCCAGCCGCCGGTGCAGGTGGTGCTGGGCGTCGATCTGTTCATGTTCAACGCCCGCCGCAGCGGCGCCGAGCAGCCTCCGCCCACCACCGGCAACGGCCTGAGACGCGTGGCGGAAACGATCTTTTCGACCTCCGCCCTGGCGGCAAGCGCCGAGACCCTGTGGACGCAGGACCCCATCAAACATCCTGGCTACCTGCCCAACGGCCAGATCGTCTGGAGCTACGACCTGGCCAAGGTGCGCCGATACGGGCTGCACCAGGCTTTTGTCCGCAATGTTCGCAAGTATTATGCAAACCATTACTTTCCGCCGCCGCACCACAGTTTCAGCCTTGCCGCCACGGCCGGTCAGACGTCCCCGTTGGAAGAGCTCTCCCGCATTCTGGAGTTGGCTCACCGTTATGACGTCGACCTGCGGCTTTTTATCTCGCCGGTGCACGCCTGGCAACTACTGGCCATTGATGCGGCCGGGCTCTGGCCGTCGTTTGAAGCCTGGAAAAGCGAGCTGGTGATGCGCCTGGAGAAGGACCGCCAGGCGCACCCCGACCGTCGCGCCTTTCCGCTCTGGGATTTCAGCGGTTTCAACGCCGTGACCACCGAGGCGATCCCGCCACCGGGAGACACGACGACGCTGATGCAGTACTACTGGGAGTCCTCCCATTACCGCAAGGAGGCCGGCGACCTGGTCCTGTCGAGGGTGCTTGGCAGCGATGCCGTACAGGCCGGGTTCGGTGTGCAACTCGACCCTGCTAATATTGAGCCGCATCTGGCATCGTTGCGGGAGGGGCTGGCCGCTTACCGTCGGCAGCACCCCGACGCCGTGGCGGAGATCAAACGGGTGAAGGCCGAATTCCCTTATCTGGAAGAAAATGCAAGGTAGCCGAACCATAGTCATGGAGCCGAAAAACCATACAGCCTGGCCCAAGTATTCCCTCCGCATGCGCGCAGACTTCGATCTGACGGTGCGTCCATGAGGGGCTATCGGCGTTTCGTTCTTATCATCGTCGGTGTGCTGTCGGCCGCCGTCCTCTACAACGCGGTGGTGTGGCAGTTGTGTACCCGTTCCCTGCTGGGGCGCGGGGAGGACGGGGTCATCCCCAACGACCTCGCCCGCATGGGCTACCTCTCGGGCTACACCCATCCCCGCCGCAATGTCGACGACCTTCCCCGCCGGCATCTCGAGATGGCCGACTACCAGGGCGGGACCGTCGATGTGGTGACCGTCGGGGACTCCTTCTCGCAAGGGAGCAGCAACGGGCCGAACCGTTTCTACCAGGACTATCTGGCAACCCTCAGCGAAGTATCGGTCTTGAATATCGGTCTCTACCCGGGCAGCCGCAGCCAGATGGAGACCGTTATCCTCCTCGCCAACAGCGGCGTTCTCGACCAGATGCGCCCGCGTTTCCTGCTGCTGGAGATCGTCGAGCGCAACTGCTACAAGTTCGCCGGTCCGCTCGACTGGGGGAAGACGGAAGACCCATCCCGCCTTCGCCAAAAGTACGCCGATCGGGCGGCGGCCGAGGCAGACGCTGAGGCGCCTAAACTGCCGCCGGTCGGCTTCTTCAATACGGGCAACTTCAAGTGGCTGCTCTATAATGTCCTTTATCGCTTCGCTCCCGACGCCTATGTCAGCAAGACCTGCAAGGTAGAACTCGACCGGCCGCTGTTCAGCGGCGTACGAGGTGCGTCGCTGTTGTTTTTGCGCAAGGATATCGGGAAGGTCCAAAAAGCCGAGCCGTCGACCCTGGGCGCCTTCAACGACAATCTCAACCGCCTGGCCGAGTTGCTGCGTGCCCGCGGGATCGAACTTGTCTTCATGCCGGCGCCGGACAAATACACCCTCTACAGCCCATATATCGTCGACAACCCCTATCCGCCGAGCCGCTTCTTCGAGCTGCTGCGGCCGTTGCCCAAGGCTTACCGCTTCATCGACACCGAGGCGATTCTCGCTGCCGAGATTGCCCGGGGGGAGAAGGATATCTACTACCTCGACGATACCCACTGGAGCTGGAAGGCCTCGCGGGCGATCTTTACTGCCGAGCGCTTCCGCTGAGGCAATTTGCCCTTGTGCCCCACGGACCTATGGGATAGAATCCGGGGGAGTTTTTTAATGAATCGAAATCCGTTGAACAGGTCAGACAAAATCGACATCAAGAACCTCACGCTCGAGGAGTTGACGCAGTTTCTATCCGGGATGGGCAAGGAGCGTTTCCGCGCCGGCCAGCTCATGCGCTGGATTTACGGCCGCGGCGTGGTGTCCTTTGCCGAAATGACCGATCTGTCCAAGGCGCTGCGCGAGGAACTGGCCGAACGCGCCTTCGTCTCCGACTGGACCGCCGAAGCGACCGAGACGAGCAGCGACGGGACGAAGAAATATCTTTTCCGCCTGGCCGACGGCCAGACAGTGGAGACAGTACGCATCCCGATGGAAGGGGAGCGGGCCACCCTCTGCATCTCCACCCAGGTCGGCTGCGCCATGCAGTGCTCCTTCTGCCTGACCGGCACCTTCGGCCTGGTGCGCAACCTGGAAACGGGAGAGATTGTCAATCAGGTCTGTGCGGCGGTCAAGGACGGGCCGGTCAACAACATCGTCCTGATGGGGATGGGAGAACCGCTGCACAACCTCGACAACGTGGTCAAGGCGCTGCAGATCCTCTATGCCCCCGAGGGATTCGATTTCAGTCCCCGCAAGATCACCTTGTCGACATCGGGGCTGGTGCCGGAGATGCTTGAGCTGGGCCGGCGCATACGCGTCAACCTTGCGGTCTCCCTCAACGCCACCACCGATGCGGTGCGCAACGAACTGATGCCGGTCAACCGTCGCTATCCCCTCAAGGAGTTGATGGCCGCCTGCCGGCAGTACCCGCTGGCGCCGCGGCAGCGCATCACCTTCGAATACATTCTGATTCGCGACGTCAACGATACCCCGGCCGACGCCAGGCGGCTGGTCAAGCTGCTGCACGGCATCCCGGCCAAGGTCAACCTGATTCCCTTCAACGAGCATGAAGGGTCGGCCTTCCGATCGCCGCTTCCGGAGAGCATCGAAGTCTTCCAGACCTACCTGCTCGGCCGCAATATCGTGGCGATTCGCCGGGCCAGCAAGGGGCAGGACATCTCTGCTGCCTGCGGCCAGCTCAAAGGGAAGCTCGAACGGCAGCAGGGGAGGTTGCCGGCACCGTAACAAACCGGTCCCGGGACCAGGGACCTTAGACTGATTTCAGGAGGTTTTTGTATGTCCCAACCTACCATCGGCGTCATTGGCGGCAGCGGTCTGTATGAGATCGAAGGCATGACCGACGTGCAGGAAGTCCGGCTCGACACCCCCTTCGGCGAGCCCTCGGATGCGTTCATCACGGGCACCCTGGAGGGAGTGAAGATGGTTTTTCTCCCCCGCCATGGCCGCGGCCACCGGATCCTTCCCTCGGAAGCCCCTTACCGGGCCAACATCTGGGGGATGAAGAAGCTCGGGGTGGAGCGGATCATTTCGGTCTCGGCCGTCGGCAGCATGAAGGAGGAGATCGTCCCGGGGCACATCGTCATCCCCGACCAGTTCTTCGACCGAGCCGTCGGCAAACGGCGCACCACCTTCTTCGGGGATGGGATCGTCGGTCACGTGCAGTTCGCGGACCCGGTCTGCCCGGACCTCTCCCAGGTACTCGGTGATGCCTCCCGCGCGGTGGGGGCGACCACCCACAAGGGTGGGACCTACATCTGCATCGAGGGTCCCCACTTCTCTACCCGGGCCGAATCGCTAATCTACCGCAGCTGGGGTGTTGACGTCATCGGCATGACCAACGTCTCCGAGGCGCGTCTGGCGCGGGAAGCGGAGATCTGTTACGGCACCATCGCCCTCGCCACCGACTACGACTGCTGGCACGAGGAACACGAGGCCGTCTCGGTGGAGGCGGTGATCGCCATCGTCCAGCAGAACGTCGCCACCGCCAAGAAAATCATCAAG belongs to Desulfuromonadales bacterium and includes:
- the ndk gene encoding nucleoside-diphosphate kinase — translated: MERTFAIIKPDAFAAGHTGKIIARIYAEGFKIVGLKKLYMSKVEAEGFYYVHKARPFFGELTDFMSSAPCVVMVLEAEGAIKKWRDLMGATNPAEAAAGTLRKEFGTSIGENATHGSDAPETAAFEIPYFFSGLELL
- a CDS encoding AMP-binding protein, with product MTNELIVDGQYNIGHICTRQQCAAGRAEQVAMRWLSPALERRDYTFGEMDEQSSRFANVLAGLGFTPGDIFFTFLPRMPEQFFAFLGALKLQVITGTLFSNFGEEALLDRVGAARAKGIITKKGYLKKLTAIRDRLPALEYILLVDAPEHLAADILSYPRLMAEASSDFTAAPTPADAPSVLHYTSGSTGKPKGVVHVHRSVLMQSYTAAVVLGLRQDDVFWCTADQGWVTGTSYGIIGPWSLGVTQVHFGGGYSPEQWFGLLERERVSVWYSAPTALRMLMREDPEFYRRFDLAALRHISSVGEPLNPEVVHWGRSILGKEIYDTWFQTETGAIMIGNRPGLESRPGSMGQPIAGIEPAILADDGSVLPDNVSGNLCLKAGWPSMFVTYLGNDSAYRSKFRGGHYYTGDTAYRDADGYYWFQGRSDDVINTAGHLISPFEIESALIEVPAVAEAGVIGAPDELLFEKVVAFVSLHRQCEFTPELELKIRLHVTNKLSSVATPHELICIDAIPKNKSGKIMRRVLKARYLGTDAGDLSTMED
- a CDS encoding acyl carrier protein, with product MTTLEQLTPIFREVFDDEGITLTRQTTADDIDAWDSLSHMNLIVAVELRFKVKFALGELQALKNVGDLSDLVDKKLKK
- a CDS encoding MBOAT family O-acyltransferase: MLFNSYEFILFYLPVTLAGYLLLNRLRLATAANAWLLAASLFFYAWWNAAYLPLILGSILFNYTIGSLLAESNELKKPLVSKRTILIFGLVGNVALLGYFKYMDFFLGSLNVALGTDLPLLRIVLPLGISFFTITQIAFLIDAYEGLVEERKLLNYALFVTFFPHLLAGPILHHKDMMPQFDRLRNKVLNYKNLALGLFLFFVGLFKKVVIADPFSALARAGFDTATTLNFAEAWVASLAYTLQLYFDFSGYSDMAIGAGLMFNIRLPVNFHSPYKATSIIDFWKRWHITLTAFITTYVYTPILRSFRRITFVKSLVAVFLAMFISGIWHGAGWTFVVWGSLHGAALVVNHLWRKRKWKMPPAVGWLLTFTFVNVSFVFFRASSWNDALKVLRGMLGLSGAPLGRHALAAIQGDGSTWLILAAALILALAGRNSVQLTESFRPDWKHCAFTALVACYALFNLSKVSEFLYFQF
- the rlmN gene encoding 23S rRNA (adenine(2503)-C(2))-methyltransferase RlmN, which produces MNRNPLNRSDKIDIKNLTLEELTQFLSGMGKERFRAGQLMRWIYGRGVVSFAEMTDLSKALREELAERAFVSDWTAEATETSSDGTKKYLFRLADGQTVETVRIPMEGERATLCISTQVGCAMQCSFCLTGTFGLVRNLETGEIVNQVCAAVKDGPVNNIVLMGMGEPLHNLDNVVKALQILYAPEGFDFSPRKITLSTSGLVPEMLELGRRIRVNLAVSLNATTDAVRNELMPVNRRYPLKELMAACRQYPLAPRQRITFEYILIRDVNDTPADARRLVKLLHGIPAKVNLIPFNEHEGSAFRSPLPESIEVFQTYLLGRNIVAIRRASKGQDISAACGQLKGKLERQQGRLPAP
- the mtnP gene encoding S-methyl-5'-thioadenosine phosphorylase yields the protein MSQPTIGVIGGSGLYEIEGMTDVQEVRLDTPFGEPSDAFITGTLEGVKMVFLPRHGRGHRILPSEAPYRANIWGMKKLGVERIISVSAVGSMKEEIVPGHIVIPDQFFDRAVGKRRTTFFGDGIVGHVQFADPVCPDLSQVLGDASRAVGATTHKGGTYICIEGPHFSTRAESLIYRSWGVDVIGMTNVSEARLAREAEICYGTIALATDYDCWHEEHEAVSVEAVIAIVQQNVATAKKIIKAAVKELGAARGCKCGEALRYAIMTRKDLIPAATRQKLDVIMGKYLG